In Streptomyces sp. NBC_00414, a single window of DNA contains:
- a CDS encoding helix-turn-helix domain-containing protein has protein sequence MAIIVDIDLQLARHNLSVGEFAAAVGITPANIAVLKNGRAKAVRFTTLDAICRTLDCQPGDVLRWVPDEEIDRQASRT, from the coding sequence ATGGCGATCATCGTCGACATCGACCTCCAGCTCGCCAGGCACAATCTGTCGGTCGGTGAGTTCGCCGCCGCCGTCGGCATCACGCCCGCCAACATCGCCGTGCTCAAGAACGGCCGCGCGAAGGCCGTGCGGTTCACGACCCTCGACGCGATCTGCCGCACACTCGACTGCCAGCCGGGTGACGTGCTGCGCTGGGTACCGGACGAGGAGATCGACCGTCAGGCGTCCCGGACCTGA
- a CDS encoding DUF2975 domain-containing protein, which translates to MHQLFIAVLRVGILATVAGGLFGQIVVIPTTAADEVERFPPYGPFATPYVTVAIIGVACVQVALFAVWMLLDMVQRDAIFTPLAFRWVDIVIGSSVVATLLAGGVSVHILLSDIPSPDDGMELLGVLGATVMAVAVGAAFAMLTVIMRGLLRKATDLETEIAGVV; encoded by the coding sequence ATGCATCAACTCTTCATTGCCGTGCTCCGGGTGGGCATCCTCGCGACGGTCGCCGGCGGGCTCTTCGGCCAGATAGTGGTCATTCCGACGACGGCGGCCGACGAGGTCGAGCGTTTCCCGCCCTACGGCCCGTTCGCCACGCCCTATGTGACGGTGGCGATCATCGGCGTCGCCTGTGTCCAGGTCGCCCTCTTCGCGGTGTGGATGCTGCTCGACATGGTGCAGCGTGACGCGATCTTCACGCCGCTGGCCTTCCGCTGGGTCGACATCGTCATCGGGTCCTCGGTCGTGGCGACGCTGCTGGCGGGCGGGGTCTCCGTGCACATCCTCCTGAGCGACATTCCCTCTCCGGACGACGGCATGGAACTCCTCGGAGTACTGGGGGCCACGGTCATGGCTGTCGCCGTGGGCGCGGCGTTCGCGATGCTCACCGTCATCATGCGAGGCCTCCTGCGCAAGGCGACGGACCTGGAGACCGAGATCGCCGGGGTCGTCTGA